In the genome of Aspergillus luchuensis IFO 4308 DNA, chromosome 2, nearly complete sequence, one region contains:
- a CDS encoding RNA polymerase II mediator complex middle subunit MED1 (COG:S;~EggNog:ENOG410PJZ4;~InterPro:IPR019680;~PFAM:PF10744;~go_component: GO:0016592 - mediator complex [Evidence IEA];~go_function: GO:0003712 - transcription coregulator activity [Evidence IEA];~go_process: GO:0006357 - regulation of transcription by RNA polymerase II [Evidence IEA]), with amino-acid sequence MATPSSKPNPGATPTHLTSSPRPSGAHMARPISHKSPSTRTPSASGHGHNQPPVSMHQYSTPLAATTGAEDPVTFSSPSALLALGGYSGISPSPAGHDGVVGAGMNENDIQALGMPGLKLGGARDSEEERRRHIDDVVQLLRARVSGRGVCREGIERLSDLEGFESIWQEDSLSIAGNFVDLEIDFHRGYNVVKDVSLKYATPDAQDGEQRDEATAVLKRDLIQSPEEGDRGAWKSLRGFHENLQWLAKHDRLSQEVNCFEAIEGLYESLKRVWEAEWKHRKFAGVYDHLCSGWVGQPCMHKGSRIGLGLDYWVQQARVLDAKEKQKTSSDAMVVDATNGQPSDDEPNSLEGKWSIVVECEEGYPSLRVSKDWVGSEVLTGVNNNDNGPSSSEAHGSEAAVVNWVDPPATLTNNQGHPDAMALDSNMLGSSAPNRRFVAKLEPALDLPILAASDIYRHLGMQLPQEFKMVTYDGLLAPGWSPLSAAGAMGLGPEEASQLERRRRRMSVQSVDTTGKPCTKHHSYTFQPFESVAGRTLREIPFAHPRQLADIIPILRQYAFLANLIRSVFSSSYKPDEDKPATPADSSNISFSPPRFTDGNSKKDVIILSNADPNEKRLDALLGSFEKLATSPSAKGKGPVGVGTGNSGSNSTVDDVKVDVTLRTQLGQAPVIMLLFAVDQPDEASESANVEAALTKVSISLEVGLNGRISVVDMTGLLDDNNTTTTDNMEDTPERKTLELQSKIANVLEISQDIGILVEWILRWARQRKGR; translated from the exons ATGGCGACTCCCTCATCGAAGCCAAACCCAGGAGCGACTCCGACACATCTGACCTCGTCGCCTCGTCCGTCTGGTGCTCATATGGCCCGTCCGATTTCCCACAAATCGCCCTCAACGAGAACGCCCTCAGCTTCCGGTCATGgacacaaccaaccccccgTTTCAATGCACCAATATTCTACCCCTCTCGCCGCGACTACCGGAGCCGAGGACCCCGTTACCTTCAGTTCCCCGTCGGCTCTCCTCGCGCTTGGTGGCTATAGCGGGATCAGTCCGTCCCCCGCCGGAcacgatggtgttgttggcgcaGGCATGAACGAGAATGATATCCAGGCATTGGGCATGCCGGGACTGAAGCTCGGGGGTGCTCGCGACAGCGAGGAGGAGCGCAGAAGACATATAGATGATGTGGTTCAGCTCCTACGAGCCCGAGTCTCGGGGCGGGGTGTGTGCAGGGAGGGTATTGAGCGACTGAGTGATCTTGAAGGTTTCGAGTCGATCTGGCAGGAAGACAGTCTCAGCATTGCGGGGAACTTTGTTGATCTGGAGATTGACTTCCACCGGGGGTATAATGTGGTGAAGGATGTTAGTCTGAAGTATGCGACGCCTGATGCGCAAGATGGGGAGCAGCGTGACGAGGCTACGGCGGTGCTTAAGCGCGATTTGATACAGTCGCCGGAGGAAGGAGACCGGGGTGCTTGGAAGTCGTTGCGTGGGTTCCATGAGAATCTACAGTGGCTTGCCAAACATGATCGGCTTAGTCAGGAGGTTAATTGTTTCGAGGCCATTGAGGGTCTTTACGAGAGCTTGAAGCGTGTGTGGGAGGCGGAGTGGAAACATCGCAAGTTTGCGGGGGTATACGACCATCTGTGCAGTGGCTGGGTTGGCCAGCCGTGTATGCACAAGGGGAGTCGCATTGGACTCGGTTTGGATTACTGGGTGCAGCAAGCACGGGTCCTGGAtgcgaaggagaagcagaagacatCGTCTGATGCGATGGTGGTTGATGCGACGAATGGACAGCCGTCGGATGATGAGCCGAACAGTTTGGAAGGGAAGTGGAGTATCGTGGTGGAGTGCGAAGAGGGTTACCCATCTCTCCGCGTGTCGAAGGACTGGGTTGGGTCTGAGGTGTTGACGGGAGTCAATAACAATGACAATGGGCCGTCGTCGAGTGAGGCGCATGGGTCTGAAGCTGCAGTTGTCAACTGGGTTGATCCGCCGGCGACGTTGACCAATAACCAAGGTCACCCTGACGCCATGGCACTTGACTCGAACATGCTGGGTTCTTCGGCTCCTAATCGTCGATTCGTGGCGAAGTTGGAGCCGGCTCTGGATCTACCCATTCTGGCAGCATCTGATATCTACCGGCATCTTGGAATGCAATTGCCGCAAGAATTCAAAATGGTCACCTACGACGGACTCCTGGCCCCGGGCTGGTCGCCTTTGTCGGCAGCAGGAGCTATGGGCTTGGGGCCCGAGGAGGCCTCTCAGCTTGAACGGAGGAGACGCAGAATGTCGGTGCAATCGGTTGACACTACGGGTAAGCCGTGTACGAAGCATCACAGTTATACTTTTCAGCCGTTTGAGTCTGTTGCTGGCCGAACATTGAGGGAAATCCCATTTGCACATCCCCGGCAACTCGCAGACATTATCCCG ATCCTTCGTCAGTACGCCTTTTTGGCCAACCTTATCCGCAGCGTTTTCAGCTCCTCGTACAAGCCCGATGAGGACAAACCCGCGACGCCCGCTGATTCGTCGAATATCTCATTCAGTCCACCTAGGTTTACCGATGGAAATTCGAAGAAGGATGTCATCATATTGAGCAATGCCGACCCGAACGAGAAGAGGCTCGATGCATTGCTGGGAAGCTTCGAGAAACTAGCGACGTCGCCTAGTGCTAAGGGCAAAGGCCCTGTGGGGGTTGGAACCGGAAACTCTGGTTCCAATTCTACTGTTGACGATGTCAAGGTAGACGTAACGTTGCGGACGCAACTAGGACAAGCACCGGTGATCATGTTGCTTTTCGCGGTGGATCAACCAGACGAAGCATCGGAATCCGCCAACGTGGAGGCGGCATTGACGAAGGTGTCTATTAGTCTAGAAGTTGGACTAAATGGCCGGATATCCGTTGTGGACATGACGGGTCTCCTAGATGACAATAACACTACCACAACAGACAACATGGAGGACACCCCAGAGAGGAAGACTCTCGAGCTGCAAAGCAAAATCGCAAATGTGCTGGAAATATCACAGGACATTGGGATCTTGGTGGAATGGATTTTACGATGGGCGCGGCAGCGGAAGGGCCGCTGA
- a CDS encoding uncharacterized protein (COG:S;~EggNog:ENOG410PPIB) yields MFGIRSFVRQTPRWTQLRAVSTLEGHSHIYVFPKNGTNILSLLPSEPTNPDLALGVTSKLPPTPDSFKENPKFLSILQEVIAEHGYKDPEAVSQAQVMVSTAGANLMSGGVLMGGARSRRRRGEVGDSSGGASGQGGAGSAGRGGWIHLSDGRRPPEYGRIAWPEDIFGSLEVDADGKFVGGNGNYQASGMLCD; encoded by the exons ATGTTTGGCATTCGCTCATTCGTCCGCCAGACGCCTAGGTGGACGCAGCTCCGCGCTGTGTCGACGCTCGAGGGCCATTCTCATATC TACGTATTCCCCAAAAACGGCACCAacatcctctcccttctcccctccgaACCCACCAACCCGGACCTCGCCCTCGGCGTAACCTCCAAGCTGCCCCCCACACCCGATTCCTTCAAAGAGAACCCGAAATTCCTCAGCATCCTGCAAGAAGTGATCGCGGAGCATGGATACAAAGACCCAGAAGCTGTTTCCCAGGCCCAGGTGATGGTCTCAACGGCAGGCGCGAACCTAATGTCTGGGGGAGTGCTGATGGGTGGCGCACGTTCGAGGAGACGGCGCGGCGAAGTCGGTGACTCCAGTGGCGGAGCTAGCGGTCAAGGGGGTGCTGGTTcggcggggaggggaggctgGATTCATTTGTCGGATGGTAGACGGCCGCCGGAGTATGGGAGGATTGCTTG GCCTGAGGATATCTTTGGGAGTCTGGAGGTGGATGCTGATGGGAAGTTTGTGGGAGGGAATGGTAATTATCAGGCGAGTGGTATGTtgtgtgattga
- a CDS encoding SOS response-associated peptidase (COG:S;~EggNog:ENOG410PK5Y;~InterPro:IPR003738,IPR036590;~PFAM:PF02586;~go_function: GO:0003697 - single-stranded DNA binding [Evidence IEA];~go_process: GO:0006974 - cellular response to DNA damage stimulus [Evidence IEA];~go_process: GO:0018142 - protein-DNA covalent cross-linking [Evidence IEA]) yields MCGRYALGVRMSFIRRRLQDQGLQVDDAPPDEDVRETYNFAPGNTGAVYLADTHMYPSSHHHDEPANQPDADKEATEAAVAAAEDEVEDEEDAGEDKQRNSKATKYKLHSMRWGLIPFWTKRNPDYGSLMRTINCRDDSLLEDRGLWTSMKRRKRCVVVCQGFYEWLKKGPGGKEKVPHFVKRKDGDLMLFAGLWDSVKYEDSDEYLYTYTIITTSSNPYLKFLHDRMPVILDPNSEEMKTWLDPSRTEWSKELQSILKPYEGELECYPVAKEVGKVGNDSPDFIVPVSSKENKSNIANFFANAKKGAAVKLEQGVKDERPTKDAEWSEDNAPKPVSGVKREHSPDVETEDTKLQKTEPSVDTSPKKSPDKSSPSKPVTPAGKKMRSATHNKPIKKSPQKQPPAGTQRITNFFGK; encoded by the exons ATGTGTGGACGATACGCTTTAGGCGTG CGCATGAGCTTCATCCGCCGCCGTCTCCAAGACCAAGGTCTTCAAGTCGACGACGCACCTCCCGACGAAGACGTCCGCGAAACTTACAACTTCGCACCGGGGAATACTGGCGCTGTTTATCTTGCCGATACGCATATGTACccatcttctcatcatcatgatgaacCAGCTAATCAACCCGACGCCGATAAAGAGGCGACtgaagcagcagtagcagcagcagaagacgaagttgaggacgaggaggatgcaggagaagataAACAAAGGAACAGCAAAGCCACCAAATACAAGCTCCACAGCATGCGCTGGGGTCTCATCCCGTTCTGGACGAAACGCAACCCCGACTACGGAAGTCTTATGCGTACGATCAATTGCCGAGATGACTCATTACTTGAGGATCGGGGCTTGTGGACGTCTATGAAGCGGAGGAAGCGGTGCGTGGTGGTGTGTCAGGGGTTCTATgagtggttgaagaagggaccgggagggaaagagaaggttCCGCATTTTGTCAAGAGGAAGGATGGGGATTTGATGTTATTTGCGGGGTTGTGGGATAGTGTTAAGTATGAGG ATTCAGATGAATATCTCTACACATATACGATCATTACGACGTCGTCGAATCCCTACTTGAAGTTCCTGCATGATCGGATGCCCGTGATTCTGGACCCAAATagcgaggagatgaagacttGGCTGGACCCCTCCAGGACGGAGTGGTCGAAGGAATTACAGTCGATCCTCAAGCCGTATGAGGGCGAGCTGGAGTGTTATCCTGTGGCGAAGGAGGTGGGGAAGGTGGGGAATGATTCTCCGGACTTTATAGTTCCGGTCAGTAGTAAGGAGAATAAGAGCAATATTGCGAACTTCTTTGCCAATGCGAAGAAGGGTGCTGCGGTGAAGCTAGAACAGGGAGTGAAAGATGAGAGGCCCACGAAAGATGCTGAATGGAGCGAGGATAATGCGCCCAAGCCGGTATCTGGAGTCAAGAGGGAGCATTCGCCGGATGTCGAAACGGAGGATACCAAGTTGCAGAAAACGGAGCCGAGTGTAGATACATCGCCGAAGAAAAGCCCAGATAAGAGTTCACCGTCCAAGCCTGTGACGCCggcagggaagaagatgcgCAGTGCCACGCATAACAAGCCGATAAAGAAGAGCCCACAGAAGCAGCCTCCTGCAGGGACGCAGCGGATTACGAACTTTTTTGGAAAGTGA
- the cpcB gene encoding 40S ribosomal protein RACK1 (BUSCO:EOG092636T6;~COG:T;~EggNog:ENOG410PIEY;~InterPro:IPR036322,IPR015943,IPR001680,IPR019775, IPR020472,IPR017986;~PFAM:PF00400;~go_function: GO:0005515 - protein binding [Evidence IEA]): protein MAEQLVLRGTLEGHNGWVTCLATSLENPNMLLSGSRDKTLIIWNLTRDEQAYGYPKRSLEGHSHIVSDCVISSDGAYALSSSWDKSLRLWELSTGETTRTFVGHTNDVLSVSFSADNRQIVSASRDRSIKLWNTLGDCKFTITDKGHTEWVSCVRFSPNPQNPVIVSAGWDKLVKVWELASCRLQTDHIGHTGYINAVTISPDGSLCASGGKDGTTMLWDLNESKHLYSLHAGDEIHALVFSPNRYWLCAATASSITIFDLEKKSKVDELKPEYVEKGKKSRDPECVSLAWSADGQTLFAGYTDHKIRAWGVMSRA, encoded by the exons CTGCCTGGCTACCTCTCTGGAGAA CCCCAACATGCTGCTCTCTGGCAGTCGCGACAAGACCCTGATCATCTGGAACCTGACCCGCGACGAGCAGGCCTACGGTTACCCCAAGCGCAGCCTTGAGGGTCACTCTCACATCGTCTCTGACTGT GTGATCTCCTCCGACGGTGCCTACGCTCTGTCCTCCTCCTGGGACAAGTCCCTCCGCCTGTGGGAGCTCTCCACTGGTGAGACCACCCGGACTTTCGTCGGCCACACCAACGACGTTCTCTCCGTTTCTTTCTCCGCCGACAACCGCCAGATTGTCTCCGCTTCCCGTGACCGCTCCATCAAGCTCTGGAACACCCTTGGTGACTGCAAgttcaccatcaccgacaAGGGCCACACCGAGTGGGTTTCCTGCGTTCGCTTCAGCCCCAACCCCCAGAACCCCGTCATCGTCTCCGCTGGTTGGGACAAGCTCGTCAAG GTTTGGGAGCTCGCTTCCTGCCGTCTCCAGACCGACCACATCGGTCACACCGGCTACATCAACGCCGTCACCATCTCCCCCGATGGATCCCTCTGCGCCTCCGGTGGCAAGGACGGCACCACCATGCTCTGGGATCTCAACGAGTCCAAGCACCTCTACTCCCTCCACGCCGGTGACGAGATCCACGCCCTCGTCTTCTCCCCCAACCGTTACTGGCTGTGCGCTGCCACtgccagcagcatcaccatcttcgacctcgagaagaagagcaaggttGACGAGCTCAAGCCCGAGTACGtcgagaagggcaagaagagcCGCGACCCCGAGTGTGTCAGCTTGGCCTGGAGCGCTGACGGCCAGACTCTGTTCGCTGGTTACACCGACCACAAGATCCGCGCTTGGGGTGTCATGTCGAGGGCATAG